The genomic DNA TCTTCATCGGCAGATATAATGGCATGGAAGGAAGTATCAAAGACCGTGGTTTCAGTACGTTTGGAGGTAACAAAGGTCGTGTCGTACGCGCCTGCGTAGTCGCGGCCGACGAATAAATCATATGTAAACGGAATCGTTACCGTCTGTTGCCCTGACCATGTCGTATCAGCTTTGACGGAATCATAGGCTGCAGAGAGGAGCATATGAGCAAATTGCCCGGAATTGGTGGAATCATCTACAGCTACATTGTTAACATACTCAACTAGTTCTTGCCAATACGCCTGATACGTGGTATCAGCCAGGGTCGAATCAATCCATTCAACGATAGCATTCCGTTCAACATTCAGAGTAAATGATTTAGGAGGAACCGTTAACGACTGGTTCCCATAGAATTCTACACTGTCTTGTAATGAATCGTAGACCGCATTGACAACGGTGATGGCGTTTTCACCGATTTCCGTATACGAATCGGTCAAATCAAAAAAGACATTTTCAACTTTCCACAAATTTTGCATATTCTGCCGGCTTTCCTGGCGATACTGTTCTTCCTCTTCCCATATCTGTTTTGGAATCATCAGAACGGCGAAAAGAACACCAACCAACAGTACAATCAGCAGGTTTAATCCCCAATGCTGTTTCGATTCAATTTCGTAAGCCACGCTACCTCCTAATTCATTATGGGCTGACTCGGTTTAAAAATAGATAAATGGTTTCAATTTTTGAATTGTAGCCGGGCCTATCCCCTTCACTTTCAGCAAATCTTCAAACGATTTAAAATATCCATTCTTTTCGCGATGTGCAATAATTCGTTTAGACATCGCGGGGCCAATCCGGGGTAATTCCATCAGGGATTCCCGGTCAGCAGTATTAATATTAAGCTGTAAGGAGACCCGTTGATTAACCATCGGAGCGAGGGCGGGCGTTTTGCTGGTGGGAGCCTGATGCGTTTTCACCAGAGAATCCACCTGAGTTGCTCGCGCAACCAGCAGGGAATCCGTAAATTGTTGTTGGGCTGTGGGAACGGAACGATACGATTGAACCAGCCGGATGCCGCCGCTAACAAACAGGGTGATGACCAGGAAAGTAACCACCCGACGTTCCTGTGTAGTCAGCCGCAAGTGCCCCTCTGCTAATTCACTTAAATTTAACTACTGATTGAGCATAAACTCAGTCAGGCGTTGAAGGCATTCTTGACTTTTTCAAACAAACCGCCTTCTCCGTTTTCCCGGTGTTCTTCATCGAATTCCCGGAGTTGCCGAAACAGTTCCTTTTCCTCATCGGTTATTTTCTGAGGTGTAAATACTTTCACCTTCACCAACTGGTCCCCCTTCCGGGAGCTTTCCAGGGATGGTAATCCTTTTTTCCGCATCCGGAGCACTTTTCCGGATTGAATTCCTGCTGGAATTTTCAGGCTGGCTTTTCCGTTCAGGGTCGGAACTTTTATTTCGTCACCCAACACCGCCTGGGAGATCGAGATGCGTGCTTCAAGAAGAATATCATCGCCTTTACGGGTAAAAAATTTGTGCGATTTTTCCTCAAACAGTACAATGAGATTTCCGGGTGGTCCGCCGTGGGGTCCTTTGTTGCCTTCGCCGCGAATTGTCATATAGTTCCCATTCGCCACGCCGGCCGGAACATCCACTGCAATAGTTTTTTCCTGCTTGACCAATCCGGATCCGCCACATGTCCTGCAGAGGTCCTCAATCACTTCACCAGTTCCATCACAGTTGGCGCATTGTCGTACGTTCACCATCTGCCCAAAGATGGATTGAGT from Candidatus Neomarinimicrobiota bacterium includes the following:
- a CDS encoding helix-hairpin-helix domain-containing protein, whose product is MVNQRVSLQLNINTADRESLMELPRIGPAMSKRIIAHREKNGYFKSFEDLLKVKGIGPATIQKLKPFIYF
- the dnaJ gene encoding molecular chaperone DnaJ — encoded protein: MPKDYYDVLGIDRNASQDEIKKAYRKKAVKYHPDKNPDDPEAEKKFKEAAEAYAVLGDEEKRKKYDRFGHQGVGSGAGAGGAGAQGFGGFSNVEDIFDAFGDIFGGGGGSGFGGFGDIFGGARRSGRRRQRGSDKGSDLKIRLKLSLEEIAEGVSKKVKVRRLERCEECNGSGAKDPDAVKTCQVCGGQGEVRQSTQSIFGQMVNVRQCANCDGTGEVIEDLCRTCGGSGLVKQEKTIAVDVPAGVANGNYMTIRGEGNKGPHGGPPGNLIVLFEEKSHKFFTRKGDDILLEARISISQAVLGDEIKVPTLNGKASLKIPAGIQSGKVLRMRKKGLPSLESSRKGDQLVKVKVFTPQKITDEEKELFRQLREFDEEHRENGEGGLFEKVKNAFNA